In a genomic window of Occallatibacter riparius:
- a CDS encoding ABC transporter ATP-binding protein, whose protein sequence is MIDLKNVERSYKTGHTETWVLRRVGLTINEGEFVTVMGPSGAGKSSLLNVLALLDDGWSGEYWFGGTAVHALNRKQRADLARQRIGMVFQSYHLLDDLTVAENIDLPLSYKNLAAKQRAGMVADILDRFQIVAKKDLFPNQLSGGQQQLVGIARAVVHAPSLLLADEPTGNLHSTQAREIMELFRELNKQGTTIVQVTHSEENARYGSRILELHDGWLTKDIAVDSPVVTGAQ, encoded by the coding sequence ATGATTGACCTCAAGAATGTAGAACGCAGTTACAAGACCGGACACACCGAGACGTGGGTGTTGCGCCGCGTCGGCCTCACCATCAATGAGGGCGAGTTCGTGACCGTCATGGGACCCTCCGGAGCAGGGAAGTCATCGCTCCTGAACGTGCTTGCCCTGCTCGATGACGGCTGGTCAGGCGAGTATTGGTTCGGCGGCACTGCGGTGCACGCGCTTAACCGCAAGCAGCGCGCGGATCTAGCGCGACAGCGCATCGGCATGGTCTTCCAGAGTTATCACCTGCTCGACGATCTCACGGTTGCTGAGAACATCGATCTTCCGCTCTCCTACAAGAACCTCGCCGCGAAGCAGCGTGCCGGCATGGTGGCCGACATTCTCGATCGTTTTCAGATCGTGGCCAAAAAGGATCTCTTTCCCAATCAGCTCTCCGGCGGCCAGCAGCAGCTTGTCGGCATCGCGCGCGCCGTGGTTCACGCGCCGTCATTGTTGCTCGCCGATGAGCCTACCGGCAACCTGCACTCTACGCAGGCACGCGAAATCATGGAGCTGTTCCGCGAACTCAACAAGCAAGGTACCACTATCGTGCAGGTCACGCACTCTGAGGAAAATGCCCGCTACGGCTCGCGCATTCTCGAACTCCACGACGGATGGCTCACCAAAGACATTGCCGTCGATTCTCCAGTTGTCACGGGGGCCCAGTGA